One genomic window of Sporosarcina ureae includes the following:
- a CDS encoding DUF4430 domain-containing protein, with amino-acid sequence MKKTKNAFMKYKNYIYYSLIVLLLFSTITYAATSTEETTPFDFNEKVVASTLKLASGGSGSSDTEPNQTIENDADQANPQQPTNLDKPQKELQEQPHDQQKPEPEPQNKPMEKPGTTTPNAKPNSNDKNTAPADGNTAPALGKPKPNAKPDIEIVDVADQQNRYFTTNITNNETVTSPLYNVNVNHLDDTLIPQEMNVKLNGKKLDDYQGVIMLTEGTNDIQFQVIYKQTNNKLLRVSQSYRVMLNAHDIVITTQLKDQTVNEESLTFTATATQGELDAKLTVFVNNKELKPLAGSAYKATLAEGKNTLKLTAQRHGKKADQTYTVIYEKEKIAISLKTDLKDQQANGADFSFYAKATANEVDVPLRITVNDQLVKSSDSTNYHVQLSNGTNIIKLVGQYKGEQLERQYTITYNDPNENENPQVDPDAPKLVTDLKSGSKVKGDIKTINVWPVTASGERIRGKNVQVQVNGENIPFTWDDSVKTSYKLTLRTGQNTVTIKVWDDEGRTVTETFTVTSVAPAEDGVIGQVTISLEASVLGIPYLIKPTKMDIHQGQRGSYILDQLLRNNGFTYGKTGNLDSSFYLRDVSKPGMLNNVAIPDDLWEVVEKVSTTSNREAYSPDSLSEFDFANGSGWMYSVNGDYPNYGFSDAYFLEGDVVRVRYTLHYGKDIGGHDSSGTSDANWDKEW; translated from the coding sequence ATGAAAAAAACGAAGAATGCATTCATGAAATACAAAAACTATATCTATTACAGCCTTATCGTCTTACTGCTATTTAGCACAATTACATATGCGGCGACTTCTACTGAAGAAACGACTCCATTTGATTTCAATGAAAAAGTGGTGGCTTCTACGCTAAAGTTAGCTAGCGGGGGAAGTGGGTCTTCTGATACGGAACCGAATCAAACGATAGAAAATGATGCCGATCAAGCAAATCCGCAACAACCGACAAATCTGGACAAGCCGCAAAAGGAACTGCAAGAACAGCCGCACGATCAACAAAAACCTGAGCCGGAACCGCAAAATAAGCCGATGGAGAAGCCGGGAACTACTACACCCAATGCGAAACCGAATTCAAACGACAAAAACACCGCACCTGCTGACGGTAATACAGCCCCGGCACTAGGTAAACCAAAACCAAATGCCAAGCCAGACATCGAAATCGTCGATGTCGCGGATCAGCAAAATCGCTACTTTACTACGAACATCACCAATAATGAAACCGTTACCAGCCCATTATATAACGTCAACGTAAATCATCTGGACGATACACTCATTCCCCAGGAAATGAACGTCAAGCTAAATGGCAAGAAACTGGATGACTACCAAGGTGTCATCATGCTAACGGAAGGCACGAACGATATTCAATTTCAAGTAATCTATAAACAAACGAATAACAAACTACTGCGCGTCAGTCAGTCGTATCGCGTGATGCTGAATGCTCACGATATCGTCATTACGACGCAATTAAAAGATCAAACCGTGAATGAAGAATCTCTTACATTCACAGCAACAGCCACGCAAGGTGAACTAGATGCCAAACTAACGGTCTTCGTCAATAACAAAGAACTAAAGCCACTGGCTGGCAGCGCGTATAAAGCCACACTAGCTGAAGGGAAAAATACCCTCAAGCTCACCGCGCAACGACATGGGAAAAAAGCGGACCAGACCTATACCGTGATCTATGAGAAAGAAAAAATCGCTATTTCATTGAAAACAGACTTAAAAGACCAACAAGCAAATGGCGCAGATTTTTCATTCTATGCGAAAGCTACAGCGAATGAAGTAGATGTACCACTCCGCATTACCGTAAATGATCAACTGGTAAAATCATCGGATAGTACGAATTATCATGTACAGCTGAGCAATGGAACGAACATTATCAAACTTGTTGGACAATATAAAGGGGAACAATTGGAACGGCAGTATACAATCACTTATAACGATCCGAATGAGAACGAGAACCCGCAAGTAGATCCCGATGCACCGAAACTCGTGACCGATCTAAAATCAGGCAGCAAAGTCAAAGGGGACATTAAGACGATCAATGTCTGGCCGGTAACCGCATCAGGTGAACGCATTCGAGGGAAAAACGTCCAAGTGCAAGTCAATGGAGAGAATATTCCATTCACATGGGATGATAGTGTGAAAACCAGTTATAAACTAACATTGCGAACGGGACAAAATACCGTCACGATCAAAGTATGGGACGATGAAGGGCGCACAGTGACCGAAACATTCACGGTCACGTCAGTAGCACCTGCAGAAGATGGTGTCATCGGTCAAGTAACCATTAGTCTAGAAGCTTCCGTATTAGGAATCCCCTATCTCATCAAGCCAACGAAGATGGATATACACCAAGGCCAAAGAGGTTCCTATATTCTGGATCAGCTACTGCGCAATAATGGTTTCACATATGGAAAAACTGGAAACCTCGACAGCAGTTTCTATTTGCGTGACGTCAGTAAGCCGGGCATGTTGAACAATGTAGCGATTCCCGATGATCTATGGGAAGTAGTCGAGAAGGTGTCCACCACTTCGAATCGTGAGGCCTATTCACCAGATAGTTTAAGTGAATTTGATTTCGCGAACGGCTCTGGCTGGATGTACAGCGTCAATGGCGATTACCCGAACTATGGATTTTCGGATGCTTATTTCCTTGAGGGAGATGTAGTGAGAGTTCGCTATACTCTTCATTATGGTAAAGATATTGGTGGGCATGACAGTTCAGGTACAAGTGATGCGAATTGGGATAAAGAATGGTAA
- a CDS encoding DUF3221 domain-containing protein, translating to MKKLLTLFVVAGCGKDQANNMEDKRSSLEKQEGIIVDIRATEDGRSQILVVPNISEDDISDKNDDELIKIAQEKDGAYYGFETGKYEELEVGAHVIVYWNGNQADSDPPQRGIEKVDIITK from the coding sequence ATGAAAAAATTACTTACTTTATTCGTCGTAGCTGGTTGTGGGAAAGATCAGGCAAATAACATGGAAGATAAGCGTAGTTCTTTGGAAAAGCAAGAAGGTATTATTGTGGATATCAGAGCGACTGAAGATGGGCGGAGCCAAATATTAGTTGTGCCAAATATCAGTGAAGATGATATTTCCGATAAAAATGATGATGAGTTAATAAAAATAGCTCAAGAAAAAGATGGAGCGTATTATGGTTTCGAAACTGGTAAGTACGAAGAATTAGAGGTGGGAGCCCACGTTATTGTATATTGGAACGGAAATCAAGCGGACTCTGATCCTCCTCAACGTGGAATAGAAAAGGTAGATATAATCACAAAATAA
- a CDS encoding recombinase family protein — protein sequence MENRKFGYVRVSSKDQNESRQIDAIKSMGINDRDIFIDKQSGNNFHREQYQLMKRMIRKGDILYIHSLDRFGRSKDDILNEWQELTKEIGADIVVLDMPLLDTTKYKDSIGSFISDLILQVLSWLAEDERNRIRTRQREGIDSALTNGVKFGRPSIEITDDFIQSYDKWQSGEISAVKAMEEADMKKTSFYKMVKKYKATKE from the coding sequence TTGGAGAATCGAAAATTTGGATATGTTCGAGTAAGTTCAAAAGATCAAAATGAGAGTCGTCAAATAGATGCTATCAAAAGTATGGGCATCAATGATCGAGACATTTTTATTGATAAGCAATCAGGAAATAACTTTCACCGGGAGCAATATCAATTAATGAAACGGATGATTAGAAAAGGAGATATTCTTTATATTCATTCGCTGGATCGGTTTGGTCGTAGCAAGGATGATATTTTAAATGAATGGCAAGAACTCACGAAAGAAATAGGGGCTGATATAGTGGTACTGGATATGCCTTTGTTAGACACCACAAAATATAAAGACAGTATTGGTAGCTTCATCTCGGATCTTATTCTTCAAGTTCTCTCCTGGCTTGCGGAAGACGAGCGGAATAGAATACGAACACGTCAACGCGAGGGTATTGATTCAGCCCTCACCAATGGTGTTAAATTCGGACGACCATCAATTGAAATAACGGATGATTTCATTCAATCATATGATAAATGGCAATCCGGGGAAATTTCAGCAGTTAAAGCGATGGAGGAAGCAGATATGAAAAAAACGTCATTTTATAAGATGGTTAAGAAGTATAAAGCCACGAAAGAATAA
- a CDS encoding ABC transporter permease has protein sequence MISHQIKLELKKSANWKQVVLWTILIVPLPVIKFLMIDEGYVYYRQIEVFLRVNSDFLPLLFPLLMITAYTPRFIGEQKNNFLVYVNSRISLKNYNYAKLIVNGFISFFIAFLCVFIPFVFVMYIEPNFNIITIYPTNGNIVPVTTFEQFLTFGTFIYGLIYSSWVGINGMLYATFALLLLMIIENPLVSLTTPFIYYIFGNFLTQLLNYEKFSPGSTVFPFSISQQPLWTVLVPFCILLTIVLILFYILRRKVETSYE, from the coding sequence ATGATTAGTCATCAAATAAAATTAGAACTTAAAAAATCTGCTAATTGGAAGCAAGTCGTATTGTGGACTATTTTAATTGTCCCTCTTCCAGTCATTAAATTTTTAATGATTGACGAAGGGTATGTTTATTATAGACAAATTGAGGTATTTCTTAGGGTGAATTCTGACTTCCTGCCATTACTATTTCCTTTACTTATGATAACGGCTTATACTCCTCGGTTTATTGGAGAGCAAAAAAATAATTTTTTAGTTTATGTAAACTCGCGAATCTCATTAAAGAATTACAATTATGCAAAGTTGATTGTAAATGGGTTCATTTCTTTCTTTATTGCATTCTTATGCGTTTTTATTCCGTTTGTATTTGTAATGTATATTGAACCTAACTTTAATATTATCACAATTTATCCCACCAATGGGAACATTGTTCCGGTTACTACATTCGAACAATTTTTGACTTTTGGGACATTTATTTATGGATTAATATATTCCAGTTGGGTTGGAATAAATGGGATGCTGTACGCAACTTTTGCATTATTATTATTAATGATTATTGAAAATCCACTAGTATCATTGACTACTCCATTTATTTATTACATATTCGGTAACTTTTTGACCCAGCTGCTTAATTACGAAAAGTTTTCACCGGGGAGTACGGTTTTTCCGTTCTCTATTTCACAGCAGCCTCTTTGGACAGTTTTAGTCCCTTTTTGTATTTTATTAACGATCGTGTTAATACTGTTTTATATTTTAAGAAGAAAAGTAGAGACTAGTTATGAATAA
- a CDS encoding ATP-binding cassette domain-containing protein codes for MSIIELENVSKSFKGVMIFESIKLNIDKGKIYGFVGSNGSGKSVLFKMICGFIFPEEGTIFVNNQEIGNSKNRFPKNVGIILESPGYIANKSGFENLKDLSLIRNKISDSTIKKTMEIVGLNSDSKQKVKNYSLGMKQKLAIVQAIMEDQEILILDEPFNALDENSVTKTRNLLRSLKAEGKTILLTSHNNDDINSLCDYVFRINNKKIEQVYEGKVVNTN; via the coding sequence ATGTCAATAATAGAATTAGAGAACGTTAGTAAATCATTTAAAGGGGTGATGATATTTGAATCTATAAAATTGAACATTGACAAAGGTAAGATTTATGGTTTTGTTGGTTCAAACGGTTCCGGAAAATCAGTTCTATTTAAAATGATCTGTGGTTTTATTTTTCCTGAAGAAGGAACAATTTTTGTGAATAATCAAGAAATCGGTAACAGCAAAAATAGATTTCCAAAAAATGTAGGCATTATCTTAGAAAGTCCGGGTTATATTGCCAATAAGTCAGGATTTGAAAATTTAAAAGACCTTTCCCTTATTAGAAATAAAATTTCAGATAGCACGATAAAGAAGACAATGGAAATAGTAGGATTAAACTCAGATTCTAAGCAAAAGGTAAAAAACTATTCTCTTGGTATGAAACAAAAATTGGCAATCGTACAAGCAATAATGGAAGATCAGGAAATACTAATATTGGACGAGCCTTTTAATGCTTTAGATGAGAATAGCGTCACTAAAACTAGAAACTTATTGAGGTCTTTAAAGGCTGAGGGGAAAACCATCCTACTTACAAGTCATAATAACGATGATATTAATTCCTTATGTGATTATGTTTTTCGAATTAATAACAAAAAGATTGAACAAGTATACGAGGGAAAGGTTGTAAACACAAATTGA
- a CDS encoding CPBP family intramembrane glutamic endopeptidase, with protein MDNKKQKEDIPYSFYYLAIFLAAILFGLGHLPVAAQFFDGVSAVIVIRTLVLNSLLGLWFGYLYWKKGLEYAIIAHMSADIFLHVLIVPMFY; from the coding sequence TTGGATAACAAAAAACAAAAAGAAGATATTCCTTATAGTTTTTACTATTTAGCAATTTTCCTTGCGGCTATATTATTCGGATTGGGACACTTGCCAGTGGCAGCACAATTTTTTGATGGGGTATCCGCAGTTATTGTTATCCGTACATTGGTCTTGAACAGTCTTTTAGGCTTATGGTTCGGTTACTTGTATTGGAAAAAAGGTTTAGAATACGCAATAATTGCACACATGTCAGCAGATATCTTTCTTCACGTTCTTATTGTGCCAATGTTCTATTAA
- a CDS encoding DNA-binding protein encodes MENGFGYFSKDVAIELEITTSTLGRWSIELEKQGYTFQRNKKEQRIYYERDFKAFRELKKLLANSVPFVDSINAVVTRDILNENAQNMPSVYSETMRLSKREVEDIVKKAIEDEREILLDALEKRMSDTIEMRDRLLTQQLRATIDENQKQLTAASHPSEKNSWWQRLFKKEK; translated from the coding sequence ATGGAAAACGGATTTGGGTATTTCTCAAAAGATGTTGCCATTGAATTAGAGATCACAACCTCCACGCTTGGAAGGTGGTCCATCGAGTTGGAGAAACAAGGGTACACATTTCAACGCAATAAAAAAGAACAGCGTATTTACTACGAGCGCGATTTTAAAGCGTTCAGAGAACTGAAGAAACTTCTCGCCAATTCAGTGCCATTCGTAGACTCCATAAATGCAGTAGTGACAAGGGATATTTTGAATGAAAACGCCCAAAATATGCCTAGCGTTTATTCCGAAACCATGCGTTTATCGAAGCGTGAAGTAGAGGATATTGTGAAAAAGGCAATTGAAGATGAGAGGGAAATCCTCCTGGATGCATTGGAGAAAAGAATGAGTGACACGATTGAAATGCGTGATCGATTATTAACACAACAATTGCGTGCAACGATAGACGAAAATCAAAAACAACTTACAGCTGCTTCACACCCATCAGAAAAAAATTCGTGGTGGCAACGATTGTTCAAAAAAGAAAAATAG
- the deoC gene encoding deoxyribose-phosphate aldolase encodes MNKAQMIDHTLLKADATKDQVAALIQEAKDYQFKSVCLNPGWVSYAAEQLKGTDVLVCTVIGFPLGASTSAVKAFETKDAVANGAGEIDMVINIGALKDRNDEWVESDIRAVVEAANGTLVKVIIETCLLTDEEIVRACELSVKAGADFVKTSTGFSTGGATIHDVALMRKTVGPNVGVKASGGVRSGEDFDALVEAGATRIGASSGISIVKGEVSDSNY; translated from the coding sequence ATGAATAAAGCACAAATGATCGACCATACACTATTGAAAGCCGACGCAACGAAAGACCAAGTCGCGGCGCTCATACAAGAAGCAAAAGACTATCAATTTAAATCGGTGTGCCTTAACCCGGGCTGGGTTTCATATGCCGCTGAACAGCTAAAAGGCACAGATGTGTTGGTCTGCACGGTGATTGGTTTCCCTCTTGGAGCGTCTACTTCTGCAGTCAAAGCATTCGAAACTAAAGATGCAGTGGCGAACGGAGCCGGAGAAATCGACATGGTCATCAACATCGGAGCGCTGAAAGACCGGAATGACGAATGGGTCGAATCGGATATTCGTGCGGTGGTCGAAGCAGCCAACGGTACATTGGTCAAAGTCATCATCGAAACGTGCTTGTTGACCGATGAAGAAATCGTCCGTGCATGCGAGCTATCTGTCAAAGCAGGCGCTGATTTCGTCAAGACGTCAACTGGATTCTCGACAGGCGGAGCGACGATACATGACGTGGCTCTTATGCGGAAGACGGTAGGCCCGAACGTTGGAGTCAAAGCGTCCGGCGGCGTGCGTAGCGGAGAAGATTTCGATGCGCTAGTCGAAGCGGGGGCTACGCGCATTGGCGCAAGCTCAGGTATTAGTATCGTAAAAGGCGAAGTTTCAGACTCGAATTATTAA
- a CDS encoding pyrimidine-nucleoside phosphorylase, producing the protein MRMVDMIEKKRDGHVLTNEEISFVVNGYTDGTIPDYQMSAFQMAVYFQGMTLEETAQFTMAMVESGDQVNLSAIEGIKVDKHSTGGVGDTTTLVLAPLVAALDIPVAKMSGRGLGHTGGTLDKLESVPGFHIEITDKEFFNLVNTNKIAVIGQSSNITPADKKIYSLRDVTATVSSIPLIASSIMSKKIAAGSDAIVLDVKVGTGAFMKDLDMARELAGEMVQIGNKIGRQTMAVISDMNQPLGYAIGNALEVKEAVETLQGNGPEDLHELCLTLGSHMVRLAGKADSTEEARKMLEEVIQNGKALEVFKLFLRSQGGDTSVIDDVSKLPTAQYKIDVPAKEAGYVSAITADEIGTAAMLLGAGRATKESEIDLAVGLVLHKKIGDSVKVGESLVTIHSNTENIESVKEKIYHAYGVSVSKVQPVKLVHDEITN; encoded by the coding sequence ATGCGTATGGTAGATATGATTGAGAAAAAGCGGGATGGACATGTGTTGACAAACGAGGAAATTTCATTTGTTGTCAATGGATATACGGATGGCACAATTCCAGATTACCAAATGTCGGCCTTTCAAATGGCGGTATATTTCCAGGGGATGACGTTGGAAGAAACCGCGCAGTTCACAATGGCGATGGTGGAGTCAGGCGACCAAGTCAATTTGTCTGCTATCGAGGGCATCAAGGTAGATAAACACTCTACAGGTGGAGTTGGCGATACGACAACACTCGTGCTCGCACCACTTGTCGCCGCACTCGATATCCCGGTAGCCAAAATGTCGGGCCGCGGATTGGGGCACACGGGCGGAACACTTGATAAGCTGGAGTCAGTTCCCGGTTTCCATATTGAAATTACGGACAAAGAATTCTTCAATCTCGTCAATACGAACAAAATTGCGGTGATCGGACAATCCTCCAATATCACCCCTGCAGACAAGAAGATTTACAGTCTGCGCGATGTCACGGCAACAGTCAGTTCCATTCCGTTGATCGCAAGCTCGATCATGAGCAAGAAGATTGCGGCGGGATCGGATGCAATTGTTCTCGATGTAAAAGTCGGAACTGGCGCTTTCATGAAAGACCTCGACATGGCTCGTGAACTCGCGGGTGAAATGGTGCAGATCGGAAACAAAATCGGCCGTCAGACGATGGCGGTAATTTCGGACATGAACCAGCCGCTCGGTTATGCCATAGGAAATGCACTCGAAGTCAAAGAAGCCGTCGAAACGTTGCAAGGCAATGGCCCCGAAGATTTGCACGAACTGTGCTTGACGCTCGGCAGCCATATGGTTCGTTTGGCAGGAAAAGCGGACTCGACGGAGGAAGCACGAAAAATGCTCGAAGAAGTGATCCAAAATGGCAAAGCGCTTGAGGTATTTAAACTATTCTTGCGGTCTCAGGGCGGTGACACATCCGTCATTGATGATGTGTCGAAGCTTCCTACGGCCCAGTACAAAATAGACGTGCCGGCAAAAGAAGCGGGATATGTCTCTGCGATTACCGCGGATGAAATCGGTACGGCCGCGATGCTTCTGGGTGCGGGACGAGCAACAAAAGAGTCCGAAATCGATTTGGCGGTCGGACTGGTGCTGCACAAGAAAATCGGTGATTCCGTGAAAGTGGGCGAATCGCTCGTGACGATTCACAGTAATACAGAAAATATCGAAAGCGTAAAAGAAAAGATCTATCATGCGTATGGTGTATCGGTGTCTAAAGTACAGCCCGTCAAACTTGTGCATGACGAAATTACAAACTAA
- a CDS encoding NupC/NupG family nucleoside CNT transporter, which translates to MNFVFYITGLLLVLTVGLIVSVDRRKIHYKPIVIMLVTQLVLTFILLNTKVGVVSIGFVSALFSKLVDLGVTGVNFVFGGLENEGESVFFLNVLLPIIFISVLIGILNQFKILPFIIKYVGLVLSKLNGMGKMENYIAVSSAVLGQSEVFLTIKDQMDDISKRRLYTFCTSAMSAVSVAIVGAYMEIIEPQFVVVAIALNIMSALIVASIINPYELSKEEDTLTIESKKKLSFFQMISESIMDGFKVAIIVAAMLIGFIALMNGIDYLFEMLFNVSFQTILGYIFAPIAFVMGIPWVDSVQAGSIMATKLVTNEFVAMLSFTDISAGLSTKAVGMISVFLVSFANFSSIGIITGSVKALSSKQGDEVARNGLKLLLGSTLASVLSATVIGLFL; encoded by the coding sequence ATGAACTTTGTATTTTACATAACCGGATTGTTACTCGTGTTAACCGTGGGCTTGATTGTCAGTGTGGACCGCAGGAAAATCCACTATAAACCGATTGTGATTATGCTGGTGACCCAGCTTGTTTTGACATTTATCTTGTTGAATACAAAAGTGGGTGTAGTTTCCATCGGCTTTGTTTCGGCTTTATTCTCGAAGCTGGTTGACCTTGGGGTAACGGGTGTCAATTTCGTTTTTGGCGGTTTGGAAAATGAAGGGGAATCCGTATTCTTCTTGAATGTGTTATTGCCAATCATTTTCATTTCTGTGTTGATTGGTATATTAAATCAATTCAAGATTTTACCGTTCATCATTAAATATGTAGGACTCGTACTGAGCAAGTTGAATGGCATGGGGAAAATGGAGAACTATATAGCCGTATCCTCTGCGGTTCTCGGGCAGTCCGAAGTATTTTTGACTATCAAGGACCAAATGGATGATATTTCGAAAAGACGTTTGTACACGTTTTGTACTTCTGCGATGAGTGCAGTCAGTGTCGCTATCGTAGGTGCATACATGGAAATCATTGAACCGCAATTTGTCGTAGTGGCGATTGCGCTCAATATTATGTCGGCACTGATTGTCGCAAGCATCATCAATCCCTATGAATTATCGAAAGAAGAAGATACGCTGACGATCGAGTCGAAGAAGAAGCTGTCATTCTTTCAGATGATCAGCGAAAGTATCATGGATGGTTTTAAAGTCGCGATTATTGTCGCTGCCATGCTGATCGGTTTCATCGCGTTGATGAACGGAATCGATTATCTCTTTGAAATGCTGTTCAACGTTTCCTTCCAGACTATTTTGGGATATATCTTTGCTCCGATTGCCTTTGTGATGGGTATCCCTTGGGTGGACAGTGTACAAGCGGGCAGCATCATGGCGACCAAGCTTGTCACCAACGAGTTTGTTGCGATGTTAAGTTTCACAGATATTTCGGCAGGCTTGTCAACGAAAGCGGTAGGTATGATATCGGTATTCCTCGTTAGTTTTGCGAATTTCAGTTCCATCGGGATTATTACAGGTTCTGTCAAGGCGTTAAGTTCAAAACAAGGGGACGAAGTGGCAAGAAATGGTTTGAAATTACTCTTGGGTTCAACATTAGCGTCAGTTCTTTCAGCGACTGTCATTGGGCTATTTTTATAA
- a CDS encoding sugar-binding transcriptional regulator, whose product MEIDKKQLIIEAAKLYYQFDYTQLAISKKLGVSRPTVSRLLQQAKKNGYVKIDIIDPFHDNNQLVKSLQHKYQIEEVKIAYSAVEDERDVIQAISTEAADYLYRTVKDGDILGVTWGRTMYRVANALKQKDVKGVEVIQLKGGIGLSDINTYDSETVYKFAEAFHTIPRYLPLPVLVDTPEVKVVIESDRYMHRLIELGRQANIAVFTVGAVDSESLLFRLGYLTAEEEQQLHREAIGDICSRFFKRTGEVCETTVNDRTIGIRLEELKQKEKSILVAGGNRKVEAIHGALNGGYANVFITDQYTAQALLLHQ is encoded by the coding sequence TTGGAGATCGATAAAAAGCAACTTATCATAGAGGCAGCCAAACTTTACTACCAATTTGATTATACTCAGCTCGCCATTTCAAAAAAACTGGGCGTCTCAAGGCCCACCGTTTCCCGGCTCTTACAGCAAGCGAAAAAAAATGGCTACGTGAAAATCGACATCATCGATCCATTTCATGACAATAATCAATTGGTGAAATCCTTACAGCACAAATATCAAATCGAAGAAGTGAAAATTGCGTACTCGGCAGTGGAAGATGAGCGGGATGTGATCCAGGCTATCAGTACAGAAGCGGCGGACTATTTGTATCGAACCGTAAAAGACGGTGATATTCTTGGCGTGACGTGGGGCCGGACGATGTATCGGGTGGCCAACGCATTGAAGCAAAAAGATGTAAAAGGAGTCGAGGTCATCCAGCTGAAAGGCGGCATCGGCTTGTCGGACATCAATACATATGATTCTGAAACGGTTTACAAATTTGCGGAAGCCTTCCATACCATCCCCCGTTACTTGCCGCTCCCCGTCCTAGTCGACACGCCTGAAGTCAAAGTCGTGATTGAATCGGACCGGTATATGCACCGGCTCATTGAACTTGGGAGACAGGCGAATATCGCCGTGTTCACGGTGGGCGCTGTCGACAGCGAATCGTTGCTGTTCCGTCTCGGCTATTTGACTGCCGAAGAAGAACAGCAACTCCATCGAGAAGCGATTGGCGACATTTGTTCACGCTTCTTCAAACGTACAGGCGAAGTATGCGAGACTACTGTCAATGATCGGACGATCGGTATCCGGCTTGAAGAGTTAAAGCAAAAGGAAAAATCCATTCTTGTTGCTGGTGGGAACCGTAAAGTAGAGGCTATCCATGGGGCGCTTAATGGAGGCTATGCGAACGTCTTCATAACGGATCAGTATACGGCACAGGCTTTGTTGCTTCACCAATAG
- a CDS encoding DUF1646 family protein: MVVGLLIILGLVLFLPFTIPRVERNLELFLFVMGCAAAFVSGVLQWELWNKAIRDPLHITLAVLIAGIVFRWIRHPFEKAVVSGSRIIPFRLFLALIIIGLGLISSIITAIIAALVLVAIASVLQMDRISEIRFVILACYAIGMGAVLTPIGEPLSTIATNKLDEDFYYLMNLLGTDIIAGVFVFGLLAFFLIRPRNRSRYRSSGQAAESYISIFGRGVKVYIFVLALTLLGAGFEPLITLYLLDLHPLTLYWINMISAVLDNATLAAAEISPAMDASTIQALLLGLLISGGMLIPGNIPNIIAAGKLNIRSGEWARVGVPLGLLAMVVYFVILLGRQ; the protein is encoded by the coding sequence ATGGTCGTTGGATTGCTTATTATTTTAGGATTGGTGTTATTTTTGCCGTTTACGATCCCTCGCGTTGAACGTAATTTGGAATTGTTTTTATTTGTTATGGGGTGTGCTGCGGCATTTGTAAGTGGGGTGTTGCAGTGGGAGTTATGGAATAAAGCGATACGCGATCCATTGCATATTACGCTCGCGGTTCTCATAGCGGGAATAGTCTTTCGCTGGATACGACATCCATTTGAGAAAGCGGTAGTATCAGGAAGTCGAATTATTCCATTCCGATTATTCTTGGCACTGATTATTATAGGACTAGGGTTGATTTCCAGTATTATCACAGCAATTATTGCAGCGCTAGTCCTCGTAGCCATCGCGTCCGTCTTGCAAATGGACCGAATATCAGAAATCCGTTTTGTGATCTTGGCGTGTTACGCAATTGGCATGGGCGCGGTGCTGACGCCAATTGGAGAGCCACTTTCAACGATTGCGACGAATAAACTGGATGAAGACTTTTATTACTTAATGAACTTACTTGGAACCGATATTATAGCTGGTGTCTTCGTCTTTGGACTGCTTGCATTCTTTCTGATTCGCCCACGCAACCGCTCGCGGTACCGTTCTTCCGGACAAGCGGCAGAGTCGTACATAAGTATTTTCGGACGCGGCGTGAAAGTGTATATTTTCGTTTTGGCTTTGACATTGCTCGGTGCGGGATTTGAGCCATTGATCACCCTTTACTTACTCGATCTTCATCCATTAACGCTTTACTGGATCAATATGATTTCCGCTGTGCTCGATAACGCGACACTTGCTGCTGCGGAAATCAGTCCCGCGATGGACGCATCAACGATCCAAGCGCTACTACTTGGCTTGTTAATCAGTGGCGGGATGTTGATTCCCGGAAATATCCCGAATATTATTGCGGCAGGTAAGCTCAATATTCGCAGTGGGGAATGGGCGCGCGTCGGTGTACCGCTTGGATTGCTTGCAATGGTCGTCTATTTCGTTATTTTACTTGGCAGACAATGA